The following are encoded in a window of Streptomyces sp. Go-475 genomic DNA:
- the cyaB gene encoding class IV adenylate cyclase, with translation MIEAELKARVHAPEQVMRQLDERAEARIEVYRDTYYDRPDGSLEKADQELRVRTVHGADGTRTVLTFKGPAVDEESGSKPEHETRVEEADQAHAILRGLGHVVLIAFEKRCRNYDFEARGRQMLATLVRVPEIEGTFLEIETLVGEDEVAAALDDIRAVLAELGIGEEDLTRETYTGAVAAQRG, from the coding sequence GTGATCGAGGCGGAGCTGAAGGCACGGGTGCATGCGCCCGAGCAGGTGATGCGCCAGCTCGACGAGCGCGCCGAGGCGCGGATCGAGGTGTACCGGGACACGTACTACGACCGTCCGGACGGCTCGCTGGAGAAGGCGGACCAGGAGCTGCGGGTGCGGACGGTGCACGGTGCGGACGGCACGCGGACGGTGCTCACCTTCAAGGGCCCGGCAGTCGATGAGGAGTCCGGGTCGAAGCCCGAGCATGAGACCCGTGTTGAGGAGGCGGACCAGGCGCACGCTATTCTGCGGGGCCTCGGCCATGTGGTGCTGATCGCGTTCGAGAAGCGGTGCCGGAACTACGACTTCGAGGCACGCGGGCGGCAGATGCTCGCCACGCTCGTCAGGGTGCCCGAGATCGAGGGCACGTTCCTGGAAATCGAGACCCTGGTCGGCGAAGACGAGGTGGCCGCCGCCCTCGATGACATCCGCGCGGTGCTCGCAGAGTTGGGCATCGGCGAGGAGGATCTGACGCGGGAGACGTACACGGGAGCGGTGGCGGCACAGCGCGGCTGA
- a CDS encoding HAD domain-containing protein, with the protein MTSATERPLLFLDVDGPLIPFGPSSGHAQAIAADAWTSGDQGNPLLTRLDPELGARLTALGCHLVWATTWMAEANEVISPRIGLPSLPMVEWPASYADEGPRGLHWKTRQLVEWANGRPFIWVDDEISAMDRLWVDASHSGPSLLHRVDPAKGLLDTDFAALADWLRLAIPGADRRVADQVGAVARVGGGPGPAGGPGWACGGAVAAAGR; encoded by the coding sequence GTGACAAGCGCGACGGAGCGTCCCCTCCTTTTCCTCGACGTCGACGGCCCACTGATCCCGTTCGGGCCGTCGTCCGGTCACGCGCAGGCCATTGCCGCCGACGCCTGGACGTCTGGCGATCAGGGGAACCCACTGCTGACCCGACTCGACCCGGAACTCGGAGCGCGCCTCACAGCCCTGGGATGTCATCTCGTCTGGGCAACGACCTGGATGGCGGAGGCGAACGAGGTCATCTCCCCACGCATCGGACTGCCCAGCCTGCCCATGGTGGAGTGGCCGGCTTCCTACGCAGACGAGGGCCCGCGCGGCCTGCACTGGAAGACCCGACAACTCGTCGAGTGGGCCAATGGCCGACCGTTCATCTGGGTCGACGACGAGATCAGCGCGATGGACCGCCTGTGGGTCGACGCCAGTCATTCCGGGCCGTCATTGCTCCATCGCGTCGACCCGGCCAAGGGCCTCCTGGACACAGACTTCGCCGCGCTCGCCGACTGGCTCCGTCTCGCAATACCGGGCGCTGATCGCCGGGTCGCGGATCAAGTCGGTGCGGTCGCACGTGTCGGTGGCGGACCTGGCCCAGCTGGCGGCCCGGGGTGGGCGTGCGGCGGGGCCGTCGCCGCTGCCGGTCGGTGA
- a CDS encoding nuclear transport factor 2 family protein gives MTTTTSGTTTTNTTTATSPTTTTSTSEATRATVRKFLELRLAGDTAGLTALFADEVDWMLAENPGVPWIRPRSTAAECAAQAEELARYTVPEEARASVDAFLVDGTDAVLTGHVSGTVRATGKSFSGPFALRLTVENGRITRHHLYENSVSIAAACAP, from the coding sequence ATGACGACGACCACCAGCGGGACGACGACCACCAACACGACGACGGCCACGAGCCCCACGACGACCACCAGCACGTCAGAGGCCACCCGCGCGACCGTCCGGAAGTTCCTCGAACTGCGTCTCGCCGGCGACACGGCCGGGCTCACCGCGCTCTTCGCCGACGAGGTCGACTGGATGCTGGCCGAGAATCCGGGGGTCCCCTGGATCCGGCCCCGCTCCACCGCCGCCGAATGCGCCGCCCAGGCCGAGGAGTTGGCCCGCTACACCGTGCCCGAGGAGGCGCGCGCGTCCGTGGACGCCTTCCTCGTCGACGGGACCGACGCCGTTCTGACGGGGCACGTCTCGGGGACCGTCCGGGCGACGGGCAAGTCCTTCTCGGGACCGTTCGCCCTGCGGCTCACCGTGGAGAACGGGCGGATCACCCGGCACCACCTGTACGAGAACAGCGTGTCGATCGCCGCGGCTTGCGCTCCCTGA
- a CDS encoding DUF2000 domain-containing protein, with the protein MNTEPIRFDTKIAVLLRVDLAPWQRLNVTSFLVSGLGTQVPEVIGEPYEDADGVPYLPMFRQPVLVFEATKETLTSAHTRALSRSLPRSVFTSDLFATGNDRDNRAAVRAVPTAELDLVGLAVYGPKNAVDKVVKGARMHP; encoded by the coding sequence ATGAACACCGAACCGATCCGCTTCGACACGAAGATCGCCGTCCTGCTGCGCGTGGACCTGGCGCCCTGGCAGCGTCTCAACGTGACCTCGTTCCTGGTCAGTGGCTTGGGAACACAGGTGCCCGAAGTGATCGGCGAACCGTACGAGGACGCGGACGGCGTGCCCTACCTGCCGATGTTCCGCCAGCCGGTCCTGGTCTTCGAGGCCACGAAGGAAACCCTGACCTCGGCCCACACCCGAGCCCTGTCCCGCTCCCTGCCCCGCTCGGTCTTCACCTCCGACCTCTTCGCCACGGGCAACGACCGCGACAACCGCGCGGCCGTACGGGCGGTGCCCACGGCGGAACTGGACCTGGTGGGTCTCGCCGTGTACGGCCCGAAGAACGCGGTGGACAAGGTGGTGAAGGGGGCGCGGATGCACCCGTGA
- a CDS encoding AraC family transcriptional regulator: MAAQPARTPRQRIVSAWRPDVPGVVEVFHARFTEYAYPMHVHEAWTLLIVDTGAVRYDLDRHEHGTPHDTVSLLPPHVPHNGSPVTPEGFRKRVLYLDGTYLGDELIGAAVDRPDLRDPLLRRRVGQVHAALLRPGEELEAESRLMFVGERLRGHLRGESDKARPADPVLARRLRELLDERVVEGIGLTEAAGLVGAHPAHLVRAFSTAYGIAPHQYLTSLRVGRARRLLLEGRSPSDVAVATGFYDQSHLSRHFRRLVGVPPGRYRAGRVSAAGAG, from the coding sequence ATGGCCGCACAGCCCGCCCGCACGCCCCGGCAGCGGATCGTCTCCGCCTGGCGGCCGGACGTGCCGGGTGTCGTCGAGGTCTTCCACGCGCGGTTCACCGAGTACGCGTATCCGATGCACGTCCACGAGGCCTGGACGCTGCTGATCGTGGACACCGGCGCCGTACGGTACGACCTCGACCGGCACGAGCACGGCACCCCGCACGACACGGTGTCGCTGCTGCCGCCGCACGTGCCGCACAACGGCTCACCCGTCACCCCGGAGGGCTTCCGCAAGCGGGTGCTGTACCTCGACGGGACGTATCTCGGCGACGAGCTGATCGGGGCCGCCGTCGACCGGCCCGACCTGCGCGATCCGCTGCTGCGGCGGCGCGTCGGACAGGTGCACGCCGCGCTGCTGCGGCCCGGTGAGGAGCTGGAGGCCGAGAGCAGGCTGATGTTCGTCGGGGAGCGGCTGCGCGGGCATCTGCGCGGGGAGAGCGACAAGGCCCGTCCCGCGGATCCGGTCCTCGCGCGGCGGCTGCGCGAGCTGCTGGACGAGCGGGTCGTCGAGGGCATCGGGCTGACGGAGGCCGCCGGGCTCGTCGGGGCCCATCCCGCCCATCTCGTACGGGCGTTCAGCACCGCGTACGGCATCGCCCCGCACCAGTACCTGACGTCGCTGCGCGTGGGCCGCGCCCGGCGGCTGCTGCTGGAGGGGCGGTCGCCGAGTGACGTGGCGGTGGCGACCGGGTTCTACGACCAGTCGCACCTCAGCCGGCACTTCCGCAGGCTGGTGGGGGTGCCGCCCGGGCGTTACCGCGCGGGCCGGGTCAGCGCCGCGGGCGCTGGGTGA
- a CDS encoding YbjN domain-containing protein, producing the protein MSDAQKAAAQTVEAVLKDADLEWESPEPGTYVAQLPGTRKLKTTVSLIVGRHSLSLNAFVIRHPDENEQGVHRWLLERNLKLYGVSYAVDQHGDVYVTGRLSLSAVTPEEIDRLLGQVLEASDGSFNTLLELGFASAIRKEYEWRVSRGESTRNLDAFAHLTQRPRR; encoded by the coding sequence ATGAGTGACGCGCAGAAAGCGGCGGCACAGACCGTCGAGGCCGTCCTGAAGGACGCCGACCTGGAGTGGGAGAGCCCCGAACCCGGCACCTATGTCGCGCAGCTCCCCGGCACCCGCAAACTGAAGACGACCGTCTCCCTGATCGTCGGCCGCCACTCCCTGTCCCTGAACGCCTTCGTCATCCGCCACCCCGACGAGAACGAGCAGGGCGTCCACCGCTGGCTCCTGGAGCGCAATCTCAAGCTGTACGGCGTGAGTTACGCCGTCGACCAGCACGGCGACGTCTACGTCACCGGCCGGCTCTCCCTGTCCGCCGTGACCCCCGAGGAGATCGACCGCCTGCTCGGCCAGGTCCTGGAGGCCTCCGACGGCAGCTTCAACACCCTGCTGGAGCTGGGCTTCGCCTCGGCGATCCGCAAGGAGTACGAATGGCGGGTCTCCCGGGGCGAGTCGACCCGGAACCTGGACGCCTTCGCGCACCTCACCCAGCGCCCGCGGCGCTGA
- the mshA gene encoding D-inositol-3-phosphate glycosyltransferase encodes MSQYIGRLGRRSASSPARLRLHRRPRRVAMLSVHTSPLHQPGTGDAGGMNVYIVELAQRLAAINIEVEIFTRATSAALPPTVELAPGVLVRHVDAGPYEGLAKEDLPAQLCAFTHGVMQAWAGHRPGHYDLVHSHYWLSGHVGWLAAQRWGVPLVHAMHTMAKVKNANLADGDTPEPAARVIGETQIVDAADRLIANTTEEADELVRHYAADADKVAVVHPGVNLCRFSPADGRAAARARLGLPQDALIPLFAGRIQPLKAPDVLLRAVAVLLDERPELRSRILVPVVGGPSGSGLAKPEGLQKLAARLGIADVVRFHPPVGQEQLADWFRAASVLVMPSYSESFGLVAIEAQAAGTPVLAASVGGLPVAVRDGHSGFLVRGHDPADYARVLRDFADDPGLSPRMGAQAARHAQSFGWDTAAAATADVYTAALQAHRRHVRSHHG; translated from the coding sequence GTGAGCCAGTACATCGGCAGGCTCGGGCGGCGCTCCGCGTCCTCGCCCGCGCGCCTCCGGCTGCACCGCAGGCCCCGCCGGGTGGCCATGCTCTCCGTGCACACCTCCCCGCTCCACCAGCCGGGCACCGGCGACGCCGGCGGCATGAACGTCTACATCGTGGAGCTCGCGCAGCGCCTCGCCGCGATCAACATCGAGGTCGAGATCTTCACGCGCGCGACCTCGGCGGCCCTCCCGCCGACCGTCGAACTGGCCCCCGGCGTCCTCGTCCGGCACGTCGACGCGGGCCCCTACGAGGGCCTCGCCAAGGAGGACCTCCCGGCCCAGCTGTGCGCCTTCACGCACGGCGTGATGCAGGCCTGGGCCGGCCACCGCCCCGGCCACTACGACCTGGTCCACTCCCACTACTGGCTCTCCGGCCACGTCGGCTGGCTCGCCGCCCAGCGCTGGGGCGTCCCCCTGGTGCACGCCATGCACACCATGGCCAAGGTCAAGAACGCCAACCTGGCCGACGGCGACACCCCGGAACCGGCCGCCCGGGTCATCGGCGAGACCCAGATCGTCGACGCCGCCGACCGGCTCATCGCCAACACCACCGAAGAGGCCGACGAACTCGTCCGGCACTACGCGGCCGACGCCGACAAGGTCGCCGTCGTCCACCCCGGTGTGAACCTGTGCCGCTTCTCGCCCGCCGACGGCCGCGCCGCCGCCCGGGCCCGCCTCGGCCTGCCCCAGGACGCGCTGATCCCGCTCTTCGCCGGCCGCATCCAGCCCCTGAAGGCCCCCGACGTGCTGCTGCGCGCCGTCGCCGTCCTCCTCGACGAGCGCCCCGAGCTGCGCTCGCGCATCCTCGTGCCCGTCGTCGGCGGCCCCAGCGGCAGCGGCCTCGCCAAGCCCGAGGGCCTGCAGAAGCTCGCCGCCCGCCTCGGCATCGCGGACGTCGTACGGTTCCATCCGCCGGTCGGCCAGGAGCAGCTCGCGGACTGGTTCCGCGCCGCCTCCGTGCTCGTCATGCCCTCCTACAGCGAGTCCTTCGGCCTGGTCGCCATAGAGGCCCAGGCGGCCGGCACCCCGGTGCTCGCCGCGTCGGTCGGCGGCCTGCCGGTCGCCGTGCGCGACGGACACAGCGGCTTCCTCGTGCGCGGCCACGATCCGGCCGACTACGCGCGCGTGCTGCGCGACTTCGCCGACGACCCGGGCCTGTCGCCCCGGATGGGCGCGCAGGCCGCCCGGCACGCCCAGTCCTTCGGCTGGGACACCGCGGCCGCCGCCACGGCGGACGTCTACACGGCCGCGCTGCAGGCACACCGCCGTCACGTACGCTCGCACCATGGGTGA
- a CDS encoding class I SAM-dependent methyltransferase — MTARAASRPLGTVTRGTTNPNRLRRMDRWIAATHGAELRRAADPVAVDLGYGAAPWTAVELLHRLRTVAPRARVVGIEIEPARVAAALPYERAGLAFRHGGFELPIPQRPLLVRAANVLRQYEEGEVAAVWRRLCARLAPADPAGGSRGGLLVEGTCDEIGRRHVWVALGPEGPRTVTFATRLGSLARPSDLAERLPKALIHRNVPGEPVHAFLRDFDRAWAAAAPYASYGARQRWIRAVRDLTADWPVADGPARWRQGEVTVRWEALAPRD; from the coding sequence ATGACAGCCCGCGCAGCCTCCCGCCCGCTGGGAACGGTCACGCGCGGGACGACCAACCCCAACCGGCTGCGCCGCATGGACCGCTGGATCGCGGCGACGCACGGCGCCGAGCTGCGCCGCGCCGCCGACCCCGTGGCGGTCGACCTCGGCTACGGCGCCGCCCCCTGGACGGCCGTCGAACTGCTGCACCGGCTGCGGACGGTCGCGCCACGCGCGCGTGTCGTGGGCATCGAGATCGAGCCGGCCCGGGTCGCGGCGGCGCTGCCGTACGAGCGGGCGGGGCTCGCCTTCCGGCACGGCGGCTTCGAGCTCCCCATCCCGCAGCGCCCCCTGCTCGTGCGCGCGGCGAACGTCCTGCGGCAGTACGAGGAGGGCGAGGTCGCCGCCGTGTGGCGGCGGCTGTGCGCGCGGCTCGCGCCGGCCGACCCGGCGGGCGGATCGCGCGGCGGGCTGCTGGTCGAGGGGACCTGCGACGAGATCGGCCGCCGGCACGTGTGGGTCGCGCTCGGCCCGGAAGGACCCCGCACGGTCACCTTCGCCACCCGCCTCGGCTCCCTGGCGCGCCCCTCGGACCTCGCGGAACGCCTGCCGAAGGCGCTCATCCACCGCAACGTCCCGGGCGAGCCGGTGCACGCCTTCCTGCGCGACTTCGACCGCGCCTGGGCCGCCGCCGCGCCCTACGCCTCCTACGGCGCCCGCCAGCGCTGGATCCGGGCGGTACGGGACCTGACGGCCGACTGGCCGGTGGCGGACGGGCCGGCGCGCTGGCGGCAGGGCGAAGTGACGGTGCGGTGGGAGGCGTTGGCACCCCGGGACTGA
- a CDS encoding C40 family peptidase, with product MRRGKRGLIATAVAVVCAVTVLAAPGTAFASPSPSPTPSTGPTLAPGRDLEAVREKLDKLYRAAARATDEYNAAEEKAEKQSDELVKLAKKIVKGQERLERLKDRAGAAAAAQYRGGGLPPEAHLMLSDDPQEFLDGTDRVRQGQHAAKGLIGELTRTQEDLEQYAEDASAQWKKLEAGRKAKAVAQKKIEKQIAQAEKLESELRKEEQERLAQLEKEAADKAQTAWLDSGILRDISGKASEQGKKAVAYATAQIGKPYQWGAEGPKSYDCSGLTSQAWISAGRGIPRTSQEQWKQLRHIDVQDMRPGDLIIYFDDASHVAMYVGDGVMVHAPRPGRDVTLAGAGSMPILGVVRPDAG from the coding sequence ATGCGTAGGGGCAAGCGTGGCCTGATCGCGACGGCCGTGGCCGTGGTCTGCGCGGTCACCGTGCTGGCGGCACCGGGCACGGCGTTCGCGAGTCCCAGCCCCTCCCCCACCCCGAGCACGGGCCCGACGCTCGCCCCCGGCAGGGACCTCGAGGCCGTCCGCGAGAAGCTGGACAAGCTCTACCGCGCCGCGGCCCGCGCCACCGACGAGTACAACGCCGCCGAGGAGAAGGCGGAGAAGCAGTCCGACGAACTCGTGAAACTGGCCAAGAAGATCGTCAAGGGCCAGGAGCGGCTGGAGCGGCTCAAGGACCGCGCGGGCGCCGCGGCCGCCGCCCAGTACCGCGGCGGCGGGCTCCCGCCCGAGGCCCATCTGATGCTCAGCGACGACCCGCAGGAGTTCCTCGACGGCACGGACCGGGTCCGCCAGGGCCAGCACGCGGCCAAGGGCCTGATCGGCGAACTGACCCGCACTCAGGAGGACTTGGAGCAGTACGCCGAGGACGCCTCCGCGCAGTGGAAGAAGCTGGAGGCGGGCCGCAAGGCCAAGGCCGTCGCCCAGAAGAAGATCGAGAAGCAGATCGCGCAGGCGGAGAAGCTCGAGTCCGAGTTGCGGAAGGAGGAGCAGGAGCGCCTCGCCCAGCTGGAGAAGGAGGCCGCGGACAAGGCGCAGACCGCCTGGCTCGACTCCGGCATCCTCCGGGACATCAGCGGAAAGGCCTCCGAGCAGGGCAAGAAGGCCGTCGCGTACGCCACGGCCCAGATCGGCAAGCCGTACCAGTGGGGCGCCGAGGGCCCGAAGAGCTACGACTGCTCGGGACTGACCTCACAGGCCTGGATATCCGCCGGCCGCGGCATCCCGCGCACCTCGCAGGAGCAGTGGAAGCAGCTCCGCCACATCGACGTCCAGGACATGCGGCCCGGCGACCTCATCATCTACTTCGACGACGCCAGCCATGTCGCGATGTACGTCGGCGACGGCGTGATGGTGCACGCGCCCCGGCCCGGGCGGGACGTGACCCTCGCGGGGGCGGGATCCATGCCCATCCTCGGAGTGGTACGGCCAGACGCGGGCTGA
- a CDS encoding response regulator has protein sequence MPVPIPRQRAIPAVESGQAQAASPGGGSAEDSVTDASAQAPRTTDTAGKTTDKVDNNTAHTNLTLLLIEDDPAGSPIVPDMLDQAGKPIRVRTARNLTEAERLLTDDVHCILLDLALPAPGRSDSDDELAVLKHVLELAPRHAVLALTASGDAERGAEAVRVGAQDYLFRDELDGRLLSRAIRYAVERKRSESAERRLAEGRLRAQENRRLERGLLPTPLLEGSSLRFAARYRPGRSRALLGGDFYDVVRTPDGTVHAMIGDVCGHGPDEAALGVELRIAWRALTLAGLCGDQLLGTLQQVLEHERADDEIFATLCTVDIAPDGRRAGLCLAGHPSPLLASPGRPARLLPYDNNGPALGLLPGARWPRMQVELGAEWSLMLYTDGLIEGRVGEGRERLGQEGMTEMVRRQFAEGLRGEQLLRAAVNEVRDLNGGELTDDVAVLLLDRVP, from the coding sequence ATGCCCGTACCCATACCGCGGCAGAGAGCCATTCCGGCCGTGGAGAGTGGTCAGGCGCAGGCCGCGTCCCCGGGCGGCGGCTCCGCCGAGGACTCCGTGACGGACGCCTCGGCGCAGGCCCCGCGCACGACGGACACCGCCGGAAAAACCACGGACAAGGTGGACAACAACACCGCCCACACCAACCTGACGCTGCTGCTGATCGAGGACGATCCGGCGGGTTCGCCGATCGTGCCGGACATGCTCGACCAGGCGGGCAAGCCGATCCGCGTCCGCACGGCCCGCAACCTCACCGAGGCCGAGCGGCTGCTGACCGACGACGTCCACTGCATCCTGCTGGACCTCGCGCTGCCCGCGCCCGGCCGCAGCGACTCCGACGACGAGCTCGCCGTGCTCAAGCACGTGCTGGAGCTGGCACCCCGGCACGCCGTCCTCGCGCTGACCGCCTCGGGCGACGCCGAGCGCGGCGCGGAGGCCGTGCGCGTGGGCGCCCAGGACTACCTCTTCCGCGACGAGCTGGACGGCCGGCTGCTGAGCCGCGCGATCCGCTACGCGGTGGAGCGCAAGCGCTCCGAGTCGGCCGAGCGCCGGCTCGCCGAGGGCAGGCTGCGCGCGCAGGAGAACCGCCGCCTGGAGCGCGGCCTGCTGCCGACCCCGCTGCTGGAGGGCTCCTCGCTGCGGTTCGCCGCCCGCTACCGCCCGGGCCGCTCGCGGGCCCTGCTCGGCGGTGACTTCTACGACGTCGTGCGCACACCGGACGGCACCGTGCACGCCATGATCGGCGATGTCTGCGGCCACGGCCCGGACGAGGCCGCGCTCGGGGTGGAGCTGCGGATCGCCTGGCGGGCGCTGACGCTGGCGGGCCTGTGCGGCGACCAGCTGCTGGGCACGCTGCAGCAGGTGCTGGAGCACGAGCGGGCCGACGACGAGATCTTCGCGACCCTGTGCACGGTGGACATCGCGCCGGACGGCCGCCGCGCAGGCCTGTGCCTGGCGGGCCACCCCTCGCCGCTGCTCGCCAGCCCGGGCCGGCCGGCCCGGCTCCTGCCGTACGACAACAACGGCCCGGCCCTCGGGCTGCTGCCCGGGGCCCGCTGGCCGCGGATGCAGGTGGAGCTGGGGGCCGAGTGGAGCCTGATGCTCTACACCGACGGCCTGATCGAGGGCCGCGTCGGCGAGGGCCGGGAGCGGCTCGGCCAGGAGGGCATGACCGAGATGGTCCGCCGCCAGTTCGCCGAGGGCCTGCGGGGCGAGCAGCTGCTGCGAGCGGCGGTGAACGAGGTCCGCGACCTCAACGGCGGCGAGCTGACGGACGACGTGGCGGTACTGCTGCTGGACCGGGTGCCGTAG
- a CDS encoding DUF2516 family protein — MQGFAGLMWLLSMALIVFSGFALIDAAVRREDAYRAADKKTKPFWLIILGLAFVVNLLFPILSFLPIIGLIATIVYMVDVRPAIRALPGGGRSSRGSSSDGPYGPWNGGR, encoded by the coding sequence ATGCAGGGCTTCGCAGGGTTGATGTGGCTTCTGAGCATGGCCCTGATCGTTTTCAGCGGCTTCGCGTTGATCGACGCGGCCGTGCGCCGGGAGGACGCCTACCGCGCGGCCGACAAGAAGACCAAGCCGTTCTGGCTGATCATCCTCGGGCTCGCCTTCGTGGTGAACCTGCTGTTCCCGATCCTGTCGTTCCTGCCGATCATCGGCCTCATCGCGACGATCGTGTACATGGTCGACGTCCGGCCCGCGATCCGGGCGCTCCCGGGCGGCGGCCGCAGCAGCCGCGGCTCCAGCAGCGACGGCCCGTACGGCCCGTGGAACGGCGGCCGGTAA
- a CDS encoding helix-turn-helix transcriptional regulator produces the protein MASLNVGNLGDYLREQRRNAQLSLRQLADAAGVSNPYLSQIERGLRKPSAEVLQQVAKALRISAETLYVRAGILDAERDRDEVETRAVILADPTLHERQKQVLLQIYESFRKENGFGPGDGTDGAEGSGGSAVVGVVLGEDAADTDGPAPDGGTGNGGTGIRRTRTADGEPPAERRTGGHDGGTAATRRTRKTGGTPATARRTRGNGGDTSTARRTRGADGGTSATRRTRKGPGGSDTDPQQTAG, from the coding sequence ATGGCATCGCTCAACGTCGGCAATCTCGGTGACTACCTGCGCGAGCAGCGGCGCAACGCGCAGCTGTCGCTGCGGCAGCTCGCCGACGCCGCCGGGGTGTCCAATCCGTATCTGAGCCAGATCGAGCGCGGGCTGCGCAAGCCGAGCGCGGAGGTGCTGCAGCAGGTCGCCAAGGCCCTGCGGATCTCCGCCGAGACGCTGTACGTCCGCGCCGGGATCCTCGACGCCGAGCGCGACCGGGACGAGGTGGAGACGCGGGCCGTCATCCTCGCCGACCCGACGCTGCACGAGCGGCAGAAGCAGGTGCTGCTGCAGATCTACGAGTCCTTCCGCAAGGAGAACGGATTCGGGCCCGGCGACGGCACCGACGGCGCCGAAGGCTCGGGCGGCTCCGCTGTCGTCGGCGTCGTGCTCGGCGAGGACGCAGCGGACACGGACGGGCCCGCCCCGGACGGCGGTACCGGGAACGGCGGCACCGGGATACGACGGACCCGCACGGCCGACGGCGAACCGCCCGCCGAGCGCCGTACCGGCGGGCACGACGGCGGTACGGCGGCCACCCGCCGCACCCGCAAGACCGGCGGCACGCCCGCCACCGCCCGCCGCACCCGCGGCAACGGCGGCGACACGTCCACCGCCCGCCGCACCCGCGGCGCCGACGGCGGTACGTCCGCCACCCGCCGGACCCGCAAGGGCCCCGGCGGCAGTGACACCGACCCGCAGCAGACGGCCGGCTGA
- a CDS encoding class I SAM-dependent methyltransferase, with translation MSEPPHLASIRESYDAVAADYARRVKEPAELDPVSRAMLGAFADLVRSRGPVADLGCGPGKVTAHLAALGVPVFGVDVSPRMIELARAAYPELRFTVGSMTALDIGGGQLGGILAYYATHHTPPQWLPTVFSEFHRTLAPGGVLMLAGHVGEEEHVRPTHAYGGHPVSYESYLLPPDRIADLLHRAGLVVTTRMVQDPEGGTKRQVGTFLAQKPE, from the coding sequence ATGAGCGAACCTCCCCACCTCGCCTCCATCCGCGAGTCCTACGACGCCGTCGCCGCCGACTACGCCCGGCGCGTCAAGGAACCGGCCGAGCTGGACCCGGTGTCCCGCGCCATGCTGGGCGCCTTCGCCGACCTCGTTCGGTCCCGGGGACCGGTCGCCGACCTGGGCTGCGGCCCGGGCAAGGTGACGGCGCACCTGGCCGCCCTGGGGGTGCCGGTGTTCGGCGTGGACGTGTCGCCGAGGATGATCGAGCTGGCCCGGGCCGCGTACCCGGAACTCCGCTTCACCGTCGGTTCGATGACCGCGCTGGACATCGGCGGCGGTCAACTCGGCGGCATCCTGGCGTACTACGCCACCCACCACACCCCGCCGCAGTGGCTGCCGACCGTGTTCTCCGAGTTCCACCGCACCCTCGCGCCCGGCGGCGTGCTGATGCTGGCCGGTCATGTGGGCGAGGAGGAGCACGTGCGCCCCACGCACGCGTACGGCGGCCATCCGGTGTCCTACGAGTCGTATCTGCTGCCGCCGGACCGGATCGCCGACCTGCTGCACCGGGCCGGGCTGGTGGTCACGACCCGGATGGTGCAGGACCCGGAGGGCGGCACCAAGCGGCAGGTCGGCACGTTCCTGGCGCAGAAGCCGGAGTGA
- a CDS encoding DUF2269 domain-containing protein: MPKLSRPARRAVLVVHVTSSASWLGLTLGLLALGTTAATTGSAVTVEASVRAMKLFADWLLLPAAFLTLLSGLVLSLGTAWGLARHRWVWTKFWLTLATTTATVFALRPGVNAAVTAVAAGGALPDAGDVLFGPVVSLTAYVFMTVISVLKPWGPTRRGKRLRAPARRTLQDT, encoded by the coding sequence ATGCCGAAGCTCAGCCGCCCGGCGCGCCGGGCCGTCCTCGTCGTCCATGTCACCTCCTCCGCGAGCTGGCTCGGGCTCACGCTCGGGCTGCTCGCCCTCGGGACCACGGCCGCCACCACCGGGTCGGCCGTGACCGTGGAGGCGTCCGTGCGGGCCATGAAGCTCTTCGCCGACTGGCTCCTGCTCCCGGCCGCGTTCCTCACGCTCCTCAGCGGCCTGGTGCTGTCGCTGGGCACGGCGTGGGGCCTGGCCCGGCACCGGTGGGTCTGGACGAAGTTCTGGCTGACCCTCGCCACGACCACCGCCACGGTGTTCGCCCTGCGCCCCGGGGTGAACGCCGCGGTCACCGCCGTCGCCGCGGGCGGGGCGCTGCCCGACGCCGGTGACGTGCTGTTCGGGCCGGTCGTCTCGCTGACGGCGTACGTCTTCATGACGGTGATCTCCGTCCTGAAGCCATGGGGCCCGACCAGGCGGGGCAAGCGACTGCGGGCACCCGCCCGGCGCACCCTCCAGGACACCTGA